The Bacillota bacterium genomic sequence CTGGAGGGAAAGAACACCGCCACCGTCCCCGTACGCGGGGCAGTGGCAGGGGATGGGCCTTAGACCGGCGAACATACTCCCCACGCACCGGGGTACTGCTTCAGCCGGGCTGCCCTACCAGGGGAGGAGGCAACGGTGCGGATTGTTTCCGGATTCGTCCACAGGCCGGGCGCGCATTGCGGGTCCACGGCCCTGCGCGACTTGGCCGAATCTTGTGCGGGGGTTGAACTGTCCGAAGCCATCTGCTTCGGACTGGGAGCTGGGTTGGGTTTCGCCTACATGGCGGGTCCTGCCCTGTCCCCGTCCCACGGCTTTTGCGGGCGTGCCCCCTACCTGGAGCACCACTTCTTCTCCCACCTGGGAGTCCCATTCGCATGGCACAACGCTCCCCTTGAATGGGAAGAACTATCGAGCTACGTAGACCGGGACGTCCCTATCCTTGCCCTTACAGACCTTTACTATCTGGATTACTACGCATCCACCGTCCATTTTGGCGGACATGCGGTGGTAGTGGCAGGTTACCTCCCTCCGGGAGAGGAAGCCGGGGGTGCACCTGCGTCCAGAGCGTACGGGGTTGTCCAACCCAAAGGCGGCGGTGTGACCGGAGCCGGCCAGAATCCCCAAGGGCTGGACGGGGGCATTGAGGAAGGGAAGGTCCTGCTGGCCGATACCGCCTGGCCCGAACTGCAGCAGGTGCCCTATACCCGCTTCCGGCAGGCCATGCACTCGCTGGCCCCACCCTTCCCCGTGGACGGGCAGTGGACCCCCATCCCCGCATTCCAGGTCGCCTCCCGGATTCTGCCCGAGGCGATCCGCGCTGCTCTGGCCACCTGTGCCCGCTGCTACCTGCACACCCCGCCGCCCCCCGAACTGGCACGGCTCGGGGTCGAGCACTTCGGAATATCGGGCTTACGCGCCATGTCTGCCTCCCTTCCCGCATGGATGGATGCCCCCGACTTCTCCTGGTGCTGTCGCTTTGCTTACCAGATGATCGAGAAGAGGGGGACGGGGGGCAGCGCTTTCCGCCGGATGTATGCCGCCTTCCTGCGGGAAGCCCGCGCCCTGGTGCCGGAGATCCCTCCTACGGCGGTCGCTGAAATGGAGAGGGCCGCCTCCCTGTGGAGCGAAGCGGCAACCCTCTTCCGTCAACTCGCAGACACCGCCCCAGGGCCGCGCGGCCCCACCGAGGTCGCCGCCGGGTTGCGCCGTCTCTCCGGCATCCTGCTGGAAGCGGCCTCTCATGAGGAGGAGGCTTTCCACCTTCTGGCTACCGTCTGAACCGCCTCGCATCCCGTTGTCAGGTCGCGGCCCGGCGGCCTCCTGCCAGCAGGCGGGCGATGCGTACCTTCTCGGGCATGGGTAAGCCCTCGTCGTCCACGGCCCGGCAGGCTCCCCCCACGATGCGCGTGCGCACGGCACCGCGCGCGGCAGGGTTCCCCTGCAGGTGAGGCGCATCGAGGAGCCCGATGCGCACGGCCAGGGCGAGGGTGGCCGCATCGGCCCACGGGTCGACAGTGCCGGGAGGAGCGATCTCCCTGATGGCCTCCAGGAGCAGACGGGCCTCGTGGAGCAGCTCTTCCTTCCGCTCCTGCACCAGGGGATCGCGGGTCATGTCGGGTAACCCGTGGATGGCGTTCCGGATCACGCCCCGAGCTATCCCCACCGCTTCGATAATGTCCTCAGGTGTGGCAGCGTGATGCGCCTCGCAGTGGGCCACCACGTGCACGATGTGGGGACGCAGGCTCATCTGCAGCATGGTGGAGGAGGCCGACTGCCCCTTCGCCAGGCTCATGTCCACGGGAAGGCTGGCCAGGCCCGTCCGCGTCTGTCGGTAGACGGTGAAGTGGCTGTCCTGCAGAGACTCGATCAATTCCACCTTGGCCAGCATCTTGCCCAGGTCCATGGGGAACGTGGTACCCGGTGGGGTGTTGAACATATACTGGGCCACGTAGTGGGTCACGCCGGCCCTCTTGGCGTTGTATGCAGCCAGGAAGGCGGCAGCCACCGCCACCTGATCGGGGGCATCCCGCAGGCTCCAGTGGTGAGCCTCATTGACCTCCAAAGGGATTCCTTCCCGCGCGTGCCAGCGCATGGCCTGCTGGGCCTCGCGGATGGATTCCCCCAGGGGGCGCGAGCTCCGGCCGTCCAGCACGTTGTACCACATGAGGGGCACGGCACCCCAGGCCAGGTTGATGGTATTCTTCAGCATGCGGGCCATGGGGATCAGGTCTCGCGTGCCGCTGTACGAGCGCACCAGGGGGTAGTTGCCGCACCGGGAGGCCGCGTAGATAGCGGCGAAGTCCTCCGGTCGCCGCACCGGCACCCCGCCGGCGCCGTCCTGGCGGGGATCCATCTCGTGGGGCCGGAAGAAACTCTC encodes the following:
- a CDS encoding BtrH N-terminal domain-containing protein; this encodes MRIVSGFVHRPGAHCGSTALRDLAESCAGVELSEAICFGLGAGLGFAYMAGPALSPSHGFCGRAPYLEHHFFSHLGVPFAWHNAPLEWEELSSYVDRDVPILALTDLYYLDYYASTVHFGGHAVVVAGYLPPGEEAGGAPASRAYGVVQPKGGGVTGAGQNPQGLDGGIEEGKVLLADTAWPELQQVPYTRFRQAMHSLAPPFPVDGQWTPIPAFQVASRILPEAIRAALATCARCYLHTPPPPELARLGVEHFGISGLRAMSASLPAWMDAPDFSWCCRFAYQMIEKRGTGGSAFRRMYAAFLREARALVPEIPPTAVAEMERAASLWSEAATLFRQLADTAPGPRGPTEVAAGLRRLSGILLEAASHEEEAFHLLATV
- a CDS encoding cobalamin B12-binding domain-containing protein, which produces MTVARQAGGMSRPTVLAATLGDCVHVAGVFGFLRLAEDQGYRCHFLGPARSPEEVAQAIETHRPDLVALSYRLTPEAAGRLLADLKELLEHKGLLPRRMAFGGTPPVAEVARRTGLFERAFDGSEGDEAVIAYLKGREEAGREERFPQTLPGRVAWQAPYPLIRHHFGLPSLEATVEGARRLAEARILDVISIGPDQNAQESFFRPHEMDPRQDGAGGVPVRRPEDFAAIYAASRCGNYPLVRSYSGTRDLIPMARMLKNTINLAWGAVPLMWYNVLDGRSSRPLGESIREAQQAMRWHAREGIPLEVNEAHHWSLRDAPDQVAVAAAFLAAYNAKRAGVTHYVAQYMFNTPPGTTFPMDLGKMLAKVELIESLQDSHFTVYRQTRTGLASLPVDMSLAKGQSASSTMLQMSLRPHIVHVVAHCEAHHAATPEDIIEAVGIARGVIRNAIHGLPDMTRDPLVQERKEELLHEARLLLEAIREIAPPGTVDPWADAATLALAVRIGLLDAPHLQGNPAARGAVRTRIVGGACRAVDDEGLPMPEKVRIARLLAGGRRAAT